GGCGCCCATTTTTCCTCAGATAACAAAAAAAACAAAAACCCACGAATACTGAATATCCTTCTAACAAAATTTCTCTGTCTTACCAAACAGAAAAATAATAAATTCTCTCAAACGCACCGGGTTTTAAGTATGACTGGACCAGAAACATGTAAAGCCTGATGACGTGTTATTTCTGATTCCCTAGACCTCTTACTTGTTATATAAGTAGCAGGTTGGACCTTATAGCTCAGCCAGTTATGCCCTTGGAGGCAAAAACCAATAAAATCCAACTGCAGCAAAAACACCTTCTGTGCTGTTGATTTTGAGATAAACCGGTATAGCTGGATTTAAGACGCAGCCATTTATACCCTCTGGGTACAAATAACGAATGAAAATCCCAACTGCGGCAAAACAACCTTCGGTGGTGGAACTTTCAGATAAATCTATACTTACCCTATAATCAGTCCTATTGTTACACTAAATAGCACTTTTTTGCACATTGCGGTAGAATATTACACATTTTTTCACCAGAATTCCCAGGAAAGGAAAAAGTATGCCAAAAATTTACCCAGTGTATCATCGTTTCTTTTCACTCTTCCTGTTATCTTCTGTAGTTTTTTTCAGCCTTCCTGCCACTCTTTGGAGTTCAACAGCACTTCAACATACTCCTCCAAAATCCATCTACAGTGGCAGCAGGATTTTTTTATCTGTTGTTGCCAATGATACGGAACAGATCGAAACAGTACGGGTCTATTTTAAATCAGTAAAAGAAAAGAACTATTTTTTTATTACCCTGAGAAACGATGTCAGATCAAAATATATTGGCCGTCTCCCGTCACCAACTCCCGACTGTGAAAAACTTGAATATCTTATTCTCATCAAAAACAGAAAAGATCTTCTCATCGTATCACAAAAATACACTGTCCCTGTGATAAACAGCAGGATTATCTCCCGCCCCTCTGCAGACAAGATTCATATATACTCTGAAATATCAAGACCAAACGCCACAATACCAGGTTTTTCCGATAATTTCACCCTCAACCAGGTACAATCTTCCATGCAATTCGGGAGAATGGCTGGTCTCTACTCTGTCGGGCACAGCTCTGCAAAAACAGTATTTGCAAAAAAAATCGAAGCCGAACCTCCCCATGGAATTTCCAACATGACTCTTGCAGCAGGAGCCACTGTTTTTGCCATCTCCATCGGGGAGTAGCAATCAGTTACGGTAGTAACAGCAGCGACCAGGATCAGCAAAATACAGTAATCGACGAACAGAAGAAAACGACTTGTCCTTTTGCCGGAACATGGGTCGGTACAATGGAAATTCCTGCATGCAGTCCTGCTCCCGAAATAAGCCTTCCCTGGCAGGGAACAGTAGATAATAACTGCAATTTTAAAACTACAGATGGGAAAATGCTTGGATTGATTGAACCATCAACAGGAAAAATCAGTCTACAACTCAGTGCGGAACTGCAGACATGTACAACCTCCATATATCATGCTGGTTCATTTGGTGGACAGGGTATTTTTGATGGTAATGGCAGCCACGGTGTTTTACACCTCAGCGGGAAAAAAGGACACTGGTCGGGTCGCAGGCAATGATTAATCAAAAAAAACCAATACCTCTGAAAATCTGTTGGCCGCCTCCTTAACCCCACAACTGTTATTCCCGGCAACAACACAATATCTGCTGTGAAGATGCTCAGGCCCGTTGGCCACAAGACAGGCCATACCAGCCCAGTCAAGAAGGTCCAGATCATTGTAGTCATTGCCCACCCCACATACCCGTTTGCGGGGGACAGACAGTTTCCTGCTCAACCATGAAACTGCACTGCTTTTGGAAACACCAGGGGCGAAGATTTCGATCCAGACAGAACGGTGGTCCAGGGGGATGTCGCTCGTATTACACTGTTGTTTTTGAATTTTTCTGTCAAAAAAGAAGTAACATCTTCTCCCTGATCCTCCCTGGCAATGACAAGGATTTCCGTTGCCCCACCAAAAGCGGATAATCGCTCGAAGGTGAAAGGTTCTGAAAATTCCCTGTACAGCTCAAGCCGATTACTGAAATCACTTCCAGAGCTGGATCTATTGAGCCTGTATAAAAAATAATGTGTCTCCGGTATCCGGCGATGCACCATATAATTCAGGCCCGCCTCATCAAGTACCCGGGAAATTTCAACAATATCCTCGCCGGCCAGAGATCTGGACTGCAAAAAAGAATTGTTGGAGAAATCCATAATTCCGGCACCGGTGGAGAGAATCACGTAATCAAGGGGAAGACGAGGCTGGGAATCTCTTTCCAGTTCATTCATTATTTTGCGGAAGGAATAAAGAGATCTTCCCGTGGCAACCACCGTTATTATACCGTTTTGACGCAGAGTGGCCAGCGCTCTGCTGTCTTCACCGGCCACTTTTTTATCATCCCGAAGCAGAGTTCCGTCAAAATCAACAACGAAAATCCCTTTTCCAGCGCCTGGTGACAGTATACCGTTCTTCACCGGTTATTATACCTCCTCCTTGCGTCAAACGGCCATTCCCAGGTGTACATGCGAGTTCCAAATGTACGCCCTCTATAAGCCCAGTCACCGTATCCCCGGTCATCACACCGGCAGTTACAGTCATTCACCACCAGAATCACCCTCCGCACAACAAAATTCCCCCGCATGTGTATCTGCCAGCGTCCCCTGCTATTTCTTGAAGGATTATGGAAAACAGCCCTGTCAAAAGTAAACCGCCTGTTATCATGATATTGATCCGGATTACCGTCAATACGTTTTTCCCTGGTCACATTTTCGCCCACCCTGAGCTGGGCCCTTCCATATCCCATTCTGGATTTAGCGACCAGTACCACTTTTTCCAGATTCATGCTCTTCAGATTAAACCCCGGATACTGCTGTTTCACTTCCCGCCGCAGATACAGGGTTGCCTTTTCTCCTCTTCCGGCATGATAATAATTGTCATCAAAATCAAGAATTATTTTTTCCCGGGCGGCTGAAGCAGCAGCTGGCAACAGAAAAACAGTGAGCAAACAAACCGCGCAGAGAGATCTAATGATTTGAATACTCTTTCTGGATTCGTCGAAATTCCTCTTACAATGTCTACCGCTGGTTTCTAATTTCATTGTGCACCTCTTAAAATATTGAAAAGAATTTGAACTGCGTCTCTTTGTCAATACCCTATGAGATGCCAGAGGAATTGTCAGTGGACAACGGGTTACATCCCTTGTCTTTCAGGGGATGTAGACCCGATGTCGATCCGGATGTCGAGAATAATTTGCGAAACACCACTACCGAATATATGGCTCGGCAGCTTATGGATTTTTATATCCTGCCCAAGTCATGTCTTTGAGCAAAATATAGAATTCAGAAAGACATTAACTGCTCCCTGAGGCCGCTGAAACGACGAACCGGTCTGCTCAGGCCATAATCGAAAACCTTTCTTTCGCCGGCCAATGTGACATGTTTTCCAGCCCTGGTCACTCCGGTATACAGTAGTTCTCTGCAGAGAACCCTGTTCTCTCCGTCCGGAAGAACCAGGAGAACCTCTTCAAATTCTGATCCCTGGCTTTTATGTATGGTGATGGCAAAAGCTGTTTCATGGGGTGGAAGACGTGAAGGAAAACAGCTCATGAAGCTCCCGCCGCTGCCTTCAAACCAGATTTTCAGATCACCGCTGGCCGGATCGGGCAGACATATTCCGATATCACCATTATATATACCAAGCGTATAATCGTTACGTGTTACCATAATTGGTCTTCCAGGGTACCATTCCCCCGGCAGAACCTGATACGGGGTTCCTGAACCCACCGATACCGTAAGAGAATTTTCCACCTGCCGGTTAATCCCCTCCACTCCCTTTTCACCATAGTGGACAGCACACAATACCTGAAACCGGGAAAACGCACGGAAAACAGCATCAAACTGGACATCACCGTTACCCACTCCTGCAATAGCGGCCATGTATGTTATGTACTTTCTACCGACAAACCTGGCGATATCACCCTGCAGCAAGGTTATATTGTCAATATTCTCATCTTCAAGAACAGCCCACGCGGAAGCACTGTTTCCCTCGTTTATAGCCCGGGCAAATTCCTTGATGCCGCTTTCGAACCTCCAGGTTTTCTTGAGTTCGACCGTATTCCCAGGCAGACTCCTGATGCAATCGGCAAGAACGGCTCCGGATTCCACTGAGACCAGTTGATCTTTATCTCCCAACAACACCAGGCGACAATCCGGTTTAAGTGCATCCACCAGTTTACTCATCAAAGCGAGATCAACCATGGACGCTTCATCGACCACAAGAAGATCATGAACCAGAAGATTATTTCGATCATGACGAAAACCAGACGAATATTTTTTCACTCCCAGCAACCGGTGGAGAGTCATGGCCTCACCTGAAATCCTGTCAGTTATTTCAGGTGACAATCCCAGTGCTGCCCCTCCTGTTCTTACCGCCTGCTGTAATCGCATGGCCGCCTTTCCTGTTGGGGCACAGAGACCGATCACCATTTCCTGATTACCCAACTGGAGAAGAACAGCGAGCAGCTTCACAATAGTAGTTGTTTTTCCTGTTCCCGGACCTCCTGAAATTATGGTCAACCCTTTTTTAACTGCAACCATCGCAGCCTCTCTCTGCCAGTCCTTCTCATCTCCGGCCGGGCCAAAATAGAGGTCAAGCAACCTCTCCATTTCTATTCCCGCAATATATTTACGCTGTGCCATCATACGCAGTTTTGAGGCCAGCCTGGATTCATAGAAAAAATATTTCTGCAGGTAGAGTCTGCCCCGAAAAAGTATCAAAGGCAACTTCCCATCACTTTGCTCTCCAACCAGACAGATTCCACGAAGAAAAGTCTCTTCTTCTCTTGAAACCTCAAGACAGGTATGCCCCTCACCCATCACTTCCCCGAGACGCAAAACCAGATCATGGAATTTAACTTTTTCTTCTCCTGCAAGTTGTGAGCGGGCTGTAAGAAAACGGGCAAGGTGCAGCTCGAGAAGATTCTGTTTCCTGTCAACCTTCATACTCCCCTCCGTAAATCCGCTCCAAAACCTTTATCTTCCTGCTGTCCGGCAGCGTGAAAAAAACCCCACTGTTAACTGTTTCCGGTACCATACCGCGAACAAAGAGATAAAAAACACCACCAAAATGTTCCTGATAACTGTAAGATGGCACAATATTTTTCAGGTAACGATGCAGAACGACACTGTATATCCAGAACTGTAGACCGTAATTATGGGAGGCCATTGCCTGGATCAGTTTTTCCCCACAATAATCGGCCAGGGTGTCACCCAGATAATTCGTTTTATAGTCAACTATGTAAAACCTGCCTTCAAATTCACAGACAAGATCCATCAAACCGGTAAGATATCCTTCCATCTTTTTCCGTCCAAGAGGAATGACTGTCGGCTCTCCGGCAAGTACGCTGTTGATAAATTGCGTGTCGACCCGACTCATCTGGAAGTAGAATTCCATTTCCTTGAGCAGATCCTGTTCGGGAAGTGAACCAAGAGTAAACTTCTTTCCCCTGTTTCCGGGGCAAACAGGAGTCGTCACACAGTTCTGTAGAAGTCTGTACAGCAGTTCCGCTTCTAGATGAATACCGTATTTCCTGCAGATAACTAAAATTTCTCCGGCACAGTCAACAGGTTGTGTCAGAACATGGAAGGGTATCGTTTCCAGTATATCGTGTACGATATTACCGAATTGGGGACCCGCAGGAAGACCGGGGACAGGAATAGCCTGAACCTCCTCCGCTTTCCCGGTTCCTTCAGTTTTCTGTTCCTGGCCATATTCACTGAGACCGGTCAGGGAGGAATAGCTGGACA
The DNA window shown above is from Desulfomarina profundi and carries:
- a CDS encoding HAD family hydrolase, encoding MKNGILSPGAGKGIFVVDFDGTLLRDDKKVAGEDSRALATLRQNGIITVVATGRSLYSFRKIMNELERDSQPRLPLDYVILSTGAGIMDFSNNSFLQSRSLAGEDIVEISRVLDEAGLNYMVHRRIPETHYFLYRLNRSSSGSDFSNRLELYREFSEPFTFERLSAFGGATEILVIAREDQGEDVTSFLTEKFKNNSVIRATSPWTTVLSGSKSSPLVFPKAVQFHG
- the recD gene encoding exodeoxyribonuclease V subunit alpha yields the protein MKVDRKQNLLELHLARFLTARSQLAGEEKVKFHDLVLRLGEVMGEGHTCLEVSREEETFLRGICLVGEQSDGKLPLILFRGRLYLQKYFFYESRLASKLRMMAQRKYIAGIEMERLLDLYFGPAGDEKDWQREAAMVAVKKGLTIISGGPGTGKTTTIVKLLAVLLQLGNQEMVIGLCAPTGKAAMRLQQAVRTGGAALGLSPEITDRISGEAMTLHRLLGVKKYSSGFRHDRNNLLVHDLLVVDEASMVDLALMSKLVDALKPDCRLVLLGDKDQLVSVESGAVLADCIRSLPGNTVELKKTWRFESGIKEFARAINEGNSASAWAVLEDENIDNITLLQGDIARFVGRKYITYMAAIAGVGNGDVQFDAVFRAFSRFQVLCAVHYGEKGVEGINRQVENSLTVSVGSGTPYQVLPGEWYPGRPIMVTRNDYTLGIYNGDIGICLPDPASGDLKIWFEGSGGSFMSCFPSRLPPHETAFAITIHKSQGSEFEEVLLVLPDGENRVLCRELLYTGVTRAGKHVTLAGERKVFDYGLSRPVRRFSGLREQLMSF
- a CDS encoding HAD family hydrolase, coding for MSRKLSVPRKRVCGVGNDYNDLDLLDWAGMACLVANGPEHLHSRYCVVAGNNSCGVKEAANRFSEVLVFFD